Proteins encoded by one window of Colletes latitarsis isolate SP2378_abdomen chromosome 5, iyColLati1, whole genome shotgun sequence:
- the LOC143341692 gene encoding uncharacterized protein LOC143341692 — protein MIDRMIVLTVLLGLLVLSHGLQCPKQKTSPGREVVCYTSVSDVEQLTNAVCRCTTLVHQGYDVRNISTSGFESFQESLKSISPSLQFMISVDDPGKTLMTSGTVRQEIAARLIGILKEVDGVELNMTAGSKERLVHFMKDLKNELKRKSYDKRIFLVLPTKPEDLGKQFELKELSKYVDLFTVPTHYLVEDDEDYHTFHPSRLMGLFDMFNADSLIDLINGLGAPKRKTLVSVPASAYKFILKDQDDNAPRSLTEEIQPVVIDQKQLCDLMNKGEWTVERDEDLTAPYAFKNKTWIAFEDKISIAIKGKYALLRNLPGLAIRDIENDFETKCGKPLTHEIHHSFTDFKRKSRAAVLNALEDDLHQTQLTYPTKVRSSEFRVVRVVDTEGHIQAVRENTQTEFTCSRQGYFVHPKSCNRFYRCVKFNQEIEDYSVFEFDCPAGLAFDEHTEVCVWPGSLSQGSPCPGSSEIAPVARVRFECPSKPGYYADPQNPRWFFACIDLGGPEMMAYEFRCPFGLIFDEEKFVCEWPWLVRGYSGNGYTSTEYDYRGSDGHSTIGISQSTGGIGGHSTIGIGGQSTGGIGGYSTVGIGGHSTIGIGGQSTGGTGGYYTGHLPHGYSGTTGFQNGVYSGTTASGTGYSVDSGYSGAAGVGHAGSTIGSHGTFGQGSTGYHGTTGSHVGVGGFHGTVPGGYSVSQTTDKTGSIGGSYGGSTGGGSLNTGYVGSTSGVYSGTAGVGYTGSTTGGHGTFGQGSTEYHGTSGSGYSGSTTGSHGTFGQGSTGYHGTSGSGYSGSTTGSHAGAGGYYGTVPGGYSVSESTDETGSNTGYVGSTSGIYSGHAGSTGTKYSGTTGTGQVSSGPGYAGSGGTVHSGTSGIYSGTTGTGYTGSSFTGHGTDSGSRTGTHAGAAGTSYTGYDNKGYTGSTGTTYTGSVTKGYGGSSGGSTGTSYTGSPVKGYGGSTGPNYIEMHLGGSTGTTYAGSDTKGYGGSSGGYPGSTGTSYTGSPVKGYGGSTGSTYAVSDTKGYGGSSGGYPGSTGTNYVDSHLGGHGGSVGTTYAGSATKGYGGSTGTSYSRSGTQGYGGSTSGYNVSVVTPGTYSGAPSLDDFPGPYEGPNTPRTQQTFGTRTSQGPYDHSSETTRRPLYPGQVGVSTTYVSNTGTKGYGQGVVSSGTTGYQSGSGYTGGVKGVPGTTYHGVGTPTISYGTSGTGTVVTGTNVHGAVITGDSSPGTIATYGGTPGTVISGSSDQGTIVTGSSYPGYVTTGTGTPGYVVSDGVKTVYHGSSPGTTVYGRPATNTEHIGPNAFDGNVAGYTKTSSEGYDNVYSGHTSTRPQDATHIDTSKITLGPSKSPGYSYTAPNVPFKTGMTSSTGIPVAPTEGNVLTATTPTPFLNVEVYKSPKFGSTGTPGIVKTYTEEQYQGSVPSGFTRAPVTTVSPLSYTTGSFGGAKHPVVTSTGHPVIDTGFNTVSSTQVPVIDHDKFGGNIQDGSTFTQNQFEFGTRITQQGSYRNQGGYGSTTTPSIFGGSSTVPSPDYVSSTSGHGYYDSTSRSSFEQRVTPSGIPKTVQPQTQYLPTDYGSSHYQSSSPVPQVPVKGSTNVGHNRGTTQYVPNQYDGYTSGSSSRDFSKTQTSSTSTFGQNYGYSTPSSVVSYQTTAKSTDVGKAKVIVKWSDLHPLLLGKLGAECTCRGDPFANLRGPGSKLINSSKGKVDLSNYDESEIYVDLEKDVSYENSDESTSTGPVKIWTDQTPVSGVSQIQEKPSSVYLPSVTPSANRRVGHTDSSIYYIRGTSPRGFGGSFRSGKSLSNDGPSANAVSNGPSTDDDNNRRSTNKADSGESFHPYGPGGLGDSEEVLDGATNCARPGLFRHPNFCNKFYACHWDEWKKKFTLHVFSCPVHLTFDGGMGACNWPSMGPACQDDNLLV, from the exons GATTCGAAAGTTTCCAAGAATCATTGAAAAGTATCAGTCCGTCTCTTCAGTTCATGATTTCCGTGGACGACCCTGGAAAAACGCTGATGACTTCCGGCACAGTCCGTCAAGAGATCGCCGCTCGTTTGATCGGAATACTGAAAGAG GTCGATGGAGTTGAATTAAACATGACGGCAGGTTCGAAGGAACGTTTGGTGCACTTTATGAAGGATCTAAAGAACGAGTTGAAGAGGAAATCTTACGACAAGAGGATCTTTTTGGTTCTGCCGACCAAACCGGAGGATCTTGGGAAGCAGTTCGAGCTGAAGGAACTCTCCAA GTACGTGGATCTATTCACGGTCCCGACGCATTACTTGGTCGAAGATGACGAGGACTATCATACTTTTCATCCGTCGCGACTGATGGGTCTCTTCGATATGTTCAACGCGGACAGTCTGATCGATTTGATCAACGGATTGGGCGCGCCTAAAAGAAAGACACTGGTGTCGGTGCCAGCCAGTGCATACAAGTTTATTTTGAAGGATCAGGACGACAATGCCCCAAGATCATTAACCGAGGAGATACAGCCGGTTGTCATTGATCAGAAACAG CTGTGCGATTTGATGAACAAAGGCGAATGGACGGTCGAAAGGGACGAAGATCTCACTGCGCCCTACGCTTTCAAGAATAAAACCTGGATCGCCTTCGAGGATAAGATTTCCATCGCGATAAAA GGGAAATACGCGTTGCTCCGGAACCTGCCAGGGCTCGCCATACGAGACATAGAAAACGATTTCGAGACGAAGTGTGGTAAACCACTGACTCATGAAATTCACCACTCGTTCACAGATTTTAAGAGGAAGTCCAGAGCAGCCGTTTTGAATGCTTTGGAGGATGATTTGCAT CAAACCCAACTCACGTATCCAACAAAAGTCAGATCCTCCGAGTTTCGAGTTGTTCGAGTAGTAGACACCGAAGGACACATTCAAGCGGTTCGCGAGAACACTCAAACTGAATTCACTTGCTCGAGGCAAGGCTACTTTGTCCACCCAAAGAGCTGCAACAG ATTTTATCGTTGCGTTAaattcaatcaagaaatagaAGACTATTCTGTGTTCGAGTTTGACTGCCCAGCGGGTCTAGCTTTCGACGAACATACGGAAGTTTGCGTTTGGCCAGGATCGCTGTCCCAAGGATCCCCGTGTCCTGGGAGCAGCGAAATCGCGCCTGTGGCTCGAGTAAGGTTCGAATGTCCGTCCAAGCCTGGCTACTATGCGGATCCTCAAAATCCTCGTTGGTTCTTCGCCTGCATAGATCTAG GTGGTCCTGAAATGATGGCATACGAGTTCCGTTGTCCGTTTGGTCTGATCTTCGACGAAGAGAAGTTTGTGTGTGAATGGCCCTGGTTAGTGAGAGGCTACTCTGGCAATGGTTATACTAGCACGGAATACGACTACAGAGGATCCGATGGTCACTCTACTATTGGTATCAGTCAATCTACTGGAGGTATTGGTGGTCACTCTACTATTGGTATCGGTGGTCAATCTACTGGAGGCATTGGTGGTTACTCCACTGTGGGCATTGGTGGTCACTCTACTATTGGTATCGGTGGTCAATCTACTGGGGGTACTGGTGGATACTACACTGGACATCTGCCTCATGGATATTCAGGAACAACGGGCTTCCAAAATGGCGTATATTCTGGCACAACAGCCAGTGGAACAGGATATTCAGTAGACTCAGGATACTCTGGAGCAGCTGGCGTTGGGCACGCGGGATCTACTATTGGAAGTCATGGTACTTTTGGCCAAGGATCGACTGGATACCATGGAACAACAGGAAGTCACGTGGGCGTTGGTGGTTTCCATGGAACTGTTCCTGGTGGTTACAGCGTCTCTCAAACCACTGATAAAACAGGATCGATCGGTGGAAGCTACGGAGGTTCGACTGGTGGAGGATCATTAAATACTGGCTACGTTGGATCAACGAGTGGAGTGTACTCTGGAACAGCTGGCGTTGGGTACACAGGATCCACCACTGGAGGTCACGGTACTTTTGGCCAAGGATCGACTGAATACCATGGAACATCTGGAAGTGGGTACTCTGGGTCGACAACAGGAAGTCATGGTACTTTTGGCCAAGGATCGACTGGATACCATGGAACATCTGGAAGTGGGTATTCTGGGTCGACAACAGGAAGTCATGCAGGCGCTGGTGGCTACTACGGAACTGTTCCTGGAGGTTACAGCGTCTCGGAGTCTACTGATGAAACAGGATCAAACACTGGCTACGTTGGATCAACGAGTGGAATATACTCGGGCCATGCAGGATCTACCGGCACGAAATATTCAGGAACAACTGGCACGGGTCAAGTATCCTCCGGGCCAGGATACGCAGGATCAGGTGGCACAGTGCACTCGGGAACAAGCGGAATTTACAGTGGAACGACTGGCACAGGCTACACAGGATCGTCCTTCACTGGTCACGGAACTGATTCAGGGTCCAGAACAGGTACTCACGCGGGAGCTGCAGGAACGAGTTACACGGGCTATGATAACAAAGGATATACAGGATCCACTGGGACGACTTACACGGGGTCtgttactaaagggtacggaggATCTAGTGGAGGATCCACTGGGACAAGTTACACAGGATCGCCTGTCAAAGGATATGGAGGATCTACTGGACCAAATTACATAGAAATGCACTTAGGAGGATCAACTGGGACAACTTACGCAGGGTCTGATACTAAAGGATACGGAGGATCCAGTGGAGGGTATCCAGGATCCACTGGGACAAGTTACACAGGATCTCCTGTTAAAGGATATGGAGGATCGACTGGGTCAACTTACGCGGTGTCTGATACTAAAGGATACGGAGGATCCAGTGGAGGGTATCCAGGATCCACTGGGACAAATTACGTGGACTCTCATTTAGGAGGACACGGAGGATCTGTTGGAACGACTTACGCGGGATCTGCTACTAAAGGATACGGAGGATCCACTGGGACAAGCTACTCAAGATCCGGTACTCAAGGATATGGTGGGTCAACGAGTGGTTACAACGTTTCAGTAGTAACACCTGGAACTTACTCGGGGGCACCTAGTCTAGATGACTTCCCAGGACCGTACGAAGGGCCAAACACACCAAGAACACAACAAACGTTTGGCACACGAACGTCTCAGGGTCCGTACGATCATTCTTCTGAAACAACAAGACGACCTT TGTATCCTGGACAAGTGGGAGTGTCGACCACGTACGTTAGCAATACTGGAACGAAGGGATACGGACAAGGCGTTGTATCGTCTGGTACAACTGGTTACCAAAGTGGTAGTGGGTACACAGGTGGTGTCAAAGGCGTCCCTGGCACGACGTACCATGGAGTTGGTACACCCACTATTAGTTACGGTACGTCAGGAACTGGTACTGTCGTGACAGGAACTAACGTCCACGGGGCAGTTATTACTGGAGACTCTTCTCCCGGAACTATCGCCACTTACGGAGGCACTCCTGGCACGGTAATTTCAGGATCTTCCGATCAAGGTACCATAGTAACTGGAAGCAGTTATCCAGGTTACGTCACGACTGGCACAGGTACACCTGGTTACGTAGTTAGCGACGGAGTCAAGACTGTGTATCATGGTTCCAGTCCTGGAACCACAGTTTACGGAAGACCTGCTACGAATACCGAGCATATAGGTCCAAACGCGTTCGATGGTAACGTGGCAGGATATACGAAAACATCCTCTGAAGGCTACGACAACGTTTATTCTGGACATACGTCGACACGACCTCAAGACGCGACCCATATCGACACATCTAAAATTACTTTGGGTCCGTCGAAGTCTCCTGGCTACTCGTACACCGCGCCAAACGTTCCGTTTAAAACGGGAATGACATCTTCTACGGGAATACCGGTTGCCCCTACAGAGGGCAACGTGCTCACTGCGACTACTCCGACGCCATTCTTGAACGTCGAGGTGTACAAGTCACCGAAATTCGGTTCCACGGGCACACCTGGCATCGTGAAAACCTACACGGAAGAACAGTACCAAGGATCGGTTCCTTCCGGTTTCACGCGTGCACCAGTCACGACTGTCTCGCCTCTGAGCTACACAACTGGATCTTTTGGAGGAGCAAAACATCCAGTTGTGACGTCCACGGGTCATCCAGTGATCGATACTGGATTCAACACTGTGTCTTCGACACAAGTGCCTGTGATAGATCACGACAAATTTGGTGGAAACATTCAAGATGGATCGACGTTTACTCAAAACCAGTTTGAGTTTGGAACAAGGATCACGCAACAAGGGAGTTACAGGAACCAAGGCGGTTATGGTTCTACCACGACACCTTCGATATTCGGTGGATCGTCTACAGTTCCATCA CCTGATTATGTATCCAGCACGTCCGGTCATGGATACTACGATTCCACTTCGAGGAGCTCATTCGAGCAAAGGGTGACGCCTTCTGGTATTCCCAAAACAGTGCAACCACAA ACTCAGTACTTGCCAACCGATTATGGTTCATCGCACTACCAGTCATCGTCTCCTGTACCCCAGGTTCCAGTCAAAGGTTCGACAAACGTGGGTCACAACAGAGGCACTACACAATATGTTCCGAATCAATACGATGGATACACGTCAGGATCGAGCTCCAGAGACTTCTCCAAAACGCAGACATCCTCCACGTCGACGTTCGGGCAGAACTACGGTTACTCGACACCTTCTTCCGTCGTTTCGTACCAAACCACTGCCAAATCTACAGACGTGGGAAAGGCTAAAGTGATCGTGAAATGGAGCGACCTGCATCCTCTTCTTCTTGGCAAACTTGGAGCAGAGTGCACCTGTCGAGGAGACCCCTTCGCCAATCTCCGGGGTCCAGGTTCTAAACTGATAAACTCGTCCAAAGGCAAGGTGGACCTCTCGAACTACGACGAGTCCGAGATCTACGTGGATCTCGAAAAGGACGTCTCCTACGAGAACAGTGACGAGTCCACGTCGACAGGACCGGTTAAAATTTGGACAGATCAGACGCCTGTCTCTGGAGTTTCTCAGATCCAGGAGAAACCGTCGTCGGTTTATCTGCCGAGCGTGACTCCATCAGCTAACCGACGCGTTGGCCATACGGATTCGTCGATATATTACATCAGAGGCACCTCGCCTAGAGGCTTCGGTGGCAGTTTCAGATCTGGGAAGAGTCTGAGCAACGATGGACCTTCCGCGAACGCTGTCAGCAATGGACCTTCTACGGACGACGATAACAACAGACGTTCCACGAATAAGGCTGACAGTGGAGAGTCTTTCCATCCGTACGGACCTGGTGGACTCGGCGATTCGGAGGAGGTCCTCGATGGAGCCACCAACTGCGCCAGACCAGGACTGTTCCGACACCCCAACTTCTGCAACAAGTTCTACGCTTGCCACTGGGACGAATGGAAGAAGAAGTTCACGCTACACGTGTTCAGCTGCCCGGTACATTTGACGTTCGACGGCGGCATGGGCGCCTGCAATTGGCCGAGCATGGGGCCAGCTTGCCAGGACGATAACTTATTAGTTTAG